A stretch of DNA from Coccidioides posadasii str. Silveira chromosome 1, complete sequence:
TGTTGCCGTTGCGATTACAAGTCAAATCCCGCTGGAGAGATTCCAGGTCTTGCATGGACTCCCTGATAAAGCGTTTGGGCCTGAGATCATAGCCATCCCGAGACGCCTTGCTGATATGGCGCAAGGCCATCTCATGAGCATTAGTGTATTGGATCTCTGCGTGGGAGAAGATGATCGCATGACAGCCGAAGCCTGGGCGGATGGCGTTAACGGGTTCATCATGCTTTTCCGGAATGTCGCCGATATCACCTTAGATTTTCAAGATAGCTCCGACTTGCGACGATTCCATGGAATGTCCGAAGGTCTGTTGGTCCCACGGCTCCGATCTCTGGCGATCAGCCATCTGAGGTGTAGCGAGGATGATCTGGCTCGGCTTTTCTTCCGCCATTCCTCAACCTTGGAGATGATTTCCTTGAAATCAGTCCGCCTCAAGCAGGGGACCTTTAAGTCACTTATCCAGAAGGTACAAGGCTATCTGAAAACTGAGCACCTGTTCATGGATGGCGATGACAACCAAGATGTGGTCTATTGGAATTTCACAAAAGTTGGAGACAGCCTGTTCGTGTTTGCTGGCAAGGATGTCAGTGAAATAGCACAAGCTTCTTTGTAACTTGTCCCTAAACCGTATGTTTAGAGCTCAGAGAGTACCAATCCCCAGGGCCCCAGCATGCCAGACTTCTTGAACATTCTTGCATTGTGACTTTGTTCCCCACTTTTTGCTTCCCccctcctctctctctctctctctctctctctctgtgaaAGCATGCCATGTAAGTAGTTCGAATGGCTCAGGGTAGTTCTAAGGCCAGTTAAGCATCTCAACAAGAAGCCGATATGGTTCCATTGTTCACTCAGCCTCCTCCCTTTCTGTCTGATGGACTTTCGCAGCATGAGGGGGTAAGAGAGACGAAGCTGCAAAACGCGATAAGAGATGGATGCAGGCAACCAGTCACGTGCTCCTGGCGAGTCGCGCTAACGAAAACACTCTGCACAAAGTTGAGCTCCAATCTCCAGCAACAAGACCCTGTAACTAAATAAGTCTCTTAGGTTCGAGAATTGGGCGGCTGGCCCTTTGCAGTATGTGCAACATTGCCTTATCCTCTATGGAAGCCCCGGCTCCGGAGTAGGACCTAGTCGATACCAATAAGTGGCTTGTCTTTCCCCGCGAACTCTAACCACTGGCGACACGTTTCCACGGGCCCTGGTCGCTGGCCTATCGCAGGGAAAAAGAGCTAGCAAGCTTTGGTGCATGGCGAGATCTACGAAGTAGAGGAAGTATCCTCACAAAGCTCAGCCTACGGATTGCCACTTCTGGGGGCCAACGGCTTATCCTTTTGGCCCCTGGGAACCGGGCACCCGAGAAGCCGAAGTGATCGAATAACTCCATAAACCACTCTGCAATGCAGAGTAGATCGCGAAAATAGCCGATTCATAGGCACGCACCATGACGTGCATAGCCCATAGCTCACGAGTGGTCTCCGGTGACGTGGAAAGTGGGGTTGCTTTTTGGAAGAGAGCTTTGCCTGCTCTTCTCGCCTTTTCTGCCCCGGATTTTCGGCCTGATATTATCAGTCTCAACACGAACTCAAATCGGACCGAGACTCCCAGCACCTTGCCTACATCCTGCCTAGCTGTGTTCTGCTGTACATACCCCAGCCTTTTAAGATCATAACTGCACCGTCAAAGTTTCCTGAGAACGAGGAGCCTCGATTCTTTCCGTACCCAGCACCTGCGGGCGAAGCGAATTCTTTGGACCAAACCCAGCCAAGTTCAAAAGGTATCATGGCCGCCGACTCCACTACCCATCCTCCACACTCCCCGGACCCCACTTCGGAAGCGCGGACTGCCTTCCTTGCCTCCCTCAAATCCGTCGGGTCCAACCTTGATGCCGACCTCCGTTCCCGTGCCACAACCCTCCATGAAAATGCATCCATCATCCAGAAACAAGAAGCCGAGCTGAAAAGGACGACGAAGCAGCTTGCCAAGCAGGGCAATGAGCTGGAGAAGCTCGCCGATCAAGGCCGTCAGGGCCTGAAGGAAGTCGGAGATTTGCAGAACTGGGCGGAGCTGCTGGAGCGGGATCTTCTGATTGTCGAGGAGACCTTGAGGTTGGCGGATGAGGAAGATATGAAGAATGGGAAGATGCCGGCACAGCAGGATGGCCCGAAGCCGAGCCGGTTGAGGCGTTGGTTTTGATATCTTTTGGTATTCGAACCAAGGGCCCGGCGAATAAGGCCCATGTTCATCTACGGGCTAATGATCGAAAATATAGTCGTGAAATCTAATCAAATTGATCTATAAAGTACATATCCAAAGAACGCTTCGATTATTCAAAAAGCCAACCATGCGCATCCAAAATTTTAATCATCTATAGTACCATAGTCCTCTAGGAACCGCTTCCAAACCCCGCTTCCCTGTTCACAGGCACTCCAGCCTTCGCTCTCATCATAATAtccttcttcatcatcgGTAATTTCAATCTCAGGCCACTCCTCCCACCCATTCCACCGACCCAAGCTCATCAAGTGTCTCATCGTCGGCCTACCATGTGGGCAATTCCACGGTTTATCAATCATTCCCATGTGCCGAACAACCCTCTCCATTTGTTTAACAGTGAGGGATTTTCCAATCATTATACTGGATCGACATGCGCGCATGGCAAACATCTTGCGCACCTTGCCAGGCCGTGGGACGTAGAGATTTGTAAACTGcgacgatgacgatgcgGGATCAACATCACCATCGTCTTGGGACGCACGGTGGTGCTGTGGCGACTCGGATAGTAAAACAATTAATTCTTCCAAATCTCGTGTGTTGAACACAACCTCTTTGCTCAGAGGAAGGCTGATTAGTTTACATCTTCGTCCAATAGGCTCGTCACCGCTCGTGTCGATATCGACGATGAAGCCGTTCTTTTCCAAGGTTGGAATATTATCGATGATAACTTCTTCCTCAACGGCGGTGAGATCGAGCGTTTTAGGTCTGACGAGGCGCTGGTTTTGAACCACGGTCTCAGCTTGTAGCCGTTCAAAGTTATACTTCTCATCGGAGGCGTGTTGGTCAATTATAAATAGTTCGTCTTTTGTCGGATTATCTTGGAAGTCGGTGCTATCAGTTCCGGGCCTGATAGCTAAGATAAACCCGAGGTTAAATTGTCCAACAACCCGCATCTTAGCAAAATCCTCTTTTGAGACTGTTAGAGATAGCCTTGTTTCCGCTGAATCCTGCTGCTCTGAAGCTTCTTCGGAAATAGGTTCCTCTGAAGCTTTGTAATGCTTCAGGGACTCGAGATTTTCTTTGAGTAATTTCAGTTGTGCCTCGATTTTTGCAAGTGAACCGTCTACTGAGCACATTAACTCAACGGTTGAATCCCTTCCGCGGGACCGCTTAGACATTTTGTGCGCTCGCTCGACATTGTTTTCTGAGGGGACATTAGCCGTCTCTTCCGCAGCTTGAATCAATTCAGCCACTTTTTGCTCGTCccttgcttttttttcttgatcGTCAATATAACTTTCATCTGAATATGATGTTGAGCCGTCCTCCTCTTCGATATCCTCTTCTGGGGCGTGATCATCGTCACTAGATTCAACTTGCTCTTCATAATCACTTGCTTCAAATTTGCTGTGTGTCAATTTGGCCAATGGTTCTTCCTCCTCGTGCTTGTCCTCTTTTGCTTCACTGGGCCCTCCTTCTTCCCCTTCTTGCTGGTGATCTTCAATCTGGGTGCCTGGAGCAGCAAAGGAACTTAAAGATTGTCCTAGCTTGCTTGACGTGGTACCTCGCATCTGACGCTTTGTCGACGGTGCTGCTGTTACATGCCCTTCTTGGCCGGCTTTGCGTTTATGTGCGGAAGCATATCCGATGGTGGATGTAGTCGTTTTGCCCCCAACTGTAATGGTCGCAATCTCTGCCGGTGGCCTTGTAGGACGCATTCTGTCGAACGCCGACTTAATCATGTTAGGTGAGCTTTGGGGGGTGCTGTGGCCGGATATCAAGTTCCTCTCCTGACCAGGAAGAGGAGATACCTGACTTGATCTATCGGGCTCCTGGGCTTGGGTCTGTGAGGTAGAGGGGGGCGCAGATAGTTCGCTGACATTCACGGATGTTTGGGTTGAAGAGCAGGTACCTCCAGTCCCCTGCGGTGCGGGCTCAGGGGAGGCACTTAGCGACGTTCGCTGCTTATCGAACTCGTGGTCAGATTCCTGAACTTCCTTGTCTACTCCAATAGCCTCTTCTGAACGTTGGGTCGTTGGCGATGAATTGCTCGGCGCAGCTGCAATAGAAGGAGCATTCTTATTTACCAACTGCTTCATCGTACTTTGCCTTGGCACCGCGAGCTGGGACTGAGGCACAGTTTGGTCCTGACCTTCAAACAATTTCGTCAACGATGCCTTTAAAGATTCGATAAGAGCACCAGCATCATGCAACAATATCGTGCGTTTGTCCGGCGAGACATTAACATCGTAAGCATTAGTGTTCATCTCAAAATTGGCAAATATAAACGGTGACTGGGAGATATTAAACGACCTGTAGACTTCATTAAAAGCCCTCGCAATCTGCGGCAAGCCACATGGGCGAGAGTTCACGAAGAACATTTGGCGATCGGGAGTTTGTCTCCCTTCGCCGAACACGGGCTTGGATATATAACCATGCACGAATATCTTATTCACCTGCCCATCTTGTTGTCTGCGCGAGGTCTTTGATTCCGCGCTAGGCTCGAATTCCAATTCCAAATCTAGCGGTATCAGAGCAAGCAATGTTTTTGCTCCATACACATTTGAAATATTTTCCTTTGTCGTGGGGTTTGACTTCGTCGCGAATACCACCACGCTTTTCCCTTTGGGCATCTGGTTCTTAACGTTGAAACGAACTCCAGTGCTGATGCATGCATAGGCATGTAAAAGGCCTAGAACTTTGCCATATTCCCTCTTAATATTTTTCTCCAACTCTCGTCGCCGAACAGGGAGCCGTTGGAAGAGACCCTCGACGGAGGCAACGGTGCCCCTTTGACCAGCCACTACTTGAGTGTTTTTCAGTTTGCCAGAAACCTCAAAATCTAAGCGTGTAGCTTTGGGCGCTTGATTTGCCTGAGCGGTAACAATATGGAAGTCGGAAAGCGCGCAAAGCGACGAGAGAGCCTCGCCGCGAAACCCAAAGGTTTGAAGGGATGATAAATCTTCGAACGTGGAGAGCTTGGAAGTATGATGTTTCAAAGCTGCGAAGAATCAGTCACTTGACTACGAAAAGGCAACTGGGTCTTATAGCATTACCAACGCCTTCGTAGTTATTGGGCGGAATGCCGTGTCCATTGTCCTGAACTTCGATGAGGTCCAAACCATTGTTTTTGAATCGGATATCTTATCAGACGTGTGTAAATCTCAGTTAGAGCAAGTCCCATAACAAAGTCTGTCAATCGGCTACCCATACCAATTGACGTTGCGCCAGCATCGAGGCTATTCTCCACGAGCTCTTTAACCACTGAGCATAGGTCAACGATTACCTGTCCGGATTGGATTTGGTGTATCTAGGACCGCGTGAGTCAAGTTGGAATAGAGGAGAACGCGAGGTGTGGCAACAAACCGAACGGGCCTCAATGGCCTTGATAGTGGCCATATTCATCCCATGGCCATGGACGGGTTGCTATGCTGTGTTAGACATTCGAGGTTTCTTTCTGCGCCTCGTGGCTAGTGCCGGTTTATGTACCCTGTACTAACCACAATCGACGCGTGCGCGTTTAGTTACACGAGTTAATGGCCTTCCAATCCGGCTGTGACGTCACGGGACATGGGAGAACTTCAGTGCACGGCGTACAAAGGCATGGGACACGCACCACAAGTCAACAGACAACTTATTTAGATACCATAAGCAATGTCAAAAAATGTAGATCATATTTGTGATAGCATCAGGGAACATTTCATGTGTTATTCTCAAAAACTGCAACCATGTACAGAGTAAACACgctaaaaataaaagatgtaATTACAGCCAAAACAAAATAAATAACTACAGTCGTAACCATCCGAAGTCCTACCAATTCAGCCGAAGTAGGTACACGCGATTTCCATTCTAATGATCAAATCTGTCCGGCATCAAAACCGGCGCGATGAGAGTCCACAGAAAAATGGCGTAGCATACCCAGGCGCTAATGATTTTCACCCAGCTGGCCCAATAGGTTCTGCCAACAGGGGCGAGATCATCCTGGGCCTCGGGATCTAGATGCTGGGTGAGCAGAGTGGCAACCCACATTGTGGCCAACAAAAAGATAATATGGAATAGCGAGTAATTGTACTGGGTCGAGCCCCGCTCGTCATCCTTGGAGTCGGCGTCATCATCCGATTCGTCGTCGCTGTCATCCAAAGCAGATGCAGGAAGACTTCCGCTTTCAACGGCCGCACGAAGAGCCTCGGCACGCATTTCGCGGCGGCTACGGCTGGGCTGCTGAGTTACAAGGTCATGGTTCATCTCATCCTGACCTAAACGAGAATAGTCACCATGTGCACCGCTTGACCCGAGGGCAATGCCTTGGGTTGCAGCACGCGTAGTTGTATATGCAATAGTCAACATGGTAACAATAGCTCCAAGAACAATCGAAGCGGTTCTGGTTCCACGGGCACGAAGGAGTGGATTGCACTGTTTGTCGTCCGGTTCCATCGAAACCGCGGACATAGTCAAATAAGTGCAGTAGACAGTGACCATTGCCGCCTGCGCTAAGCCGGCGCGAGGGTTTGCTGCTTGCACCGCCGGTTGTATCGACACAACGGAAATGATCAGAAAAACGATTAGGTTGATCTGTGTAGTGTAAGTATTGGATAATGATGCAAGGTAGGGGCTGCTTACGGTAATTGCTGCTTGGTTCATCGCGCAGCCGCTGCGAGCGAAGAATATATACATAACGATCGTCATGGCGAACGAGGCGAGGTACATGCCCAAGGTCGAACCAATCAGCAAGACCTGCCACATGCGGGAGCCACTGTCTTCGATCTTTTCGAAGCATAATTCCGCCCATGAATGGGCAAGGTCCACCAAGAGAATAAGACCGAGCAGCAGGAACAGAATCGCGCCAACGAAGGCGAAATAACTACCCCAGACAAAGAAGAATGGCTCTGGGATGAAAAACGAGAGCACGATGAGCGCCAGCCAAACAATAATCTTAGGGCCCCAATATCCATTTTGTATACCAGCTCGTTGGTCTTTGGAAGAGCGTACTCCGAGAAGGAGGAGGGCAAGGATGATGTGAAACAATCCGAGGGCGAAGTTGATACGGTGAACAGCAACCCAGCCGTGGCATTTTTCTCCATCACAACTGATAGGCAAGAAGTCGAATGTAAGGTGTTCGAGTTTGTTCAAAGCCCATCTTGTTAACATAATCCACGAAAGGATGGAGTTTATGAGGAGGATAAATGCGTAGGCGATTCTCGTGGCCATGCTATCAGGTGGTCAGTCTATCCTTCTTGGGGTGAAGAACGAGAAAATCCCCTACCTGCTCTGGAATTTCCCACATGCCCTGCATAGGGCAGAGCACGTTGCAGCTCCGCAACATGAAGCAAGGCAGCCCACCACCTAAGAAGAGTTAGCAAGCGGTCGGTGAGAGCTTGGCTTGAGAACGGGTCCTCACCGTCCCCATGCTGGGAACTGCCATCAAAGGCAGAGATAGTAATGCACCCATACTGAGCGCCGCTCTAGAGGGTACTCAAAACAAAGTGTCGATTGCAATAGATGGTGTCTTGGTGGTTGGATATCGCGCCCTCCAAGATCTCGGACGACGGTCGGGGTGGTGATGGCGTTGGCGGTTTGCGGGTTGCCTTCCATGGCTTGGCAGCGTCGACTTCGCCGGCAATAACGTCACTCTGCTTATATAAGCCGGGCATCAAACGTCTCCGGGGTCGGCGCGAGTCACGAAGTGCACAGGGGCCCTTGTCGTCGAATTCATCCCGTGGCTGTCATTCCTAGCGCTTGCCACAAAGGAGGTGCATCTTCTATATAAATCGATACCGTGGACGAACGAGCCGGTCATACGCCGACCAAGCCAGGACCTATTCTGTTACACAAAAGAACTACTGCAAACACTGTGGCTTTACATATAGTTAGATCAACTCTTTCAGAGTGCCTTCCTGGACATTCATAGATCATACTGTTATCACATGGGTCTTAAGCACAGCGCGAAGCTAGAAGGGTGTTTTATTGCACCTAGAATTACTCCTCCTTCGCCATGTCTCCGTCGATAACAACAGCTCAGCGGTTGCTGACCGTGGTAGCGGCGACTGCAATCGCGCTCGCCAGCGGAACAAATGTAGCTATGAAGCCCCAGGCCAAATATGTCGTGTACATATGGTTGACCTTCTTCTAGTATGTCTATTCGGCATGGGCCCCTCAGTTTGCGGAACGTATGAAACTTTCTTCGACAGAAAGTAATCTTATTGTGCGCATCGCGTCTCTCACTTCAAATGCCCCCCTGTATGCTAATGGCCAGTAGGGTACGGCGGCAAACGTGGGAACCTATGCTAGTGGTATTGCTATTGGCTTGCTTGTTGATTCCAAAGGACCTCGTCCCGGTACTATGATTGGTACTGTGGCTTTGTTCCTGGGATATTTCCCCATTCATCGAGGTCAGTACCAACCCCTGAGCGTCCTGGGCATTAGAGTTGGGTTAGAGTGCTGATATTTGAATAGCCTATGCCTCCGGCGCTGGTTCGATGAGTGTGCCGCTTCTCTGCTTTTTCTCATTCCTCACCGGCTTAGGAAGCTGCTCTGCCTTTTCAGCGTCGATCAAGACTGGTATACTATACACCCTTCTCTATCTGGCCACCAGCTACTGACACAGCCGACACAGCTGCGTCCAATTTCCCGAATCATCGAGGCTCTGCTACAGCCTTCCCACTCGCCGCCTTCGGACTGAGTGCATTTTTCTTCTCAACGATAGCTGCATTTGCTTTCCGTGATGACACGTCTCTGTTCCTGCTCGTCCTCGCAGTTGGAACATCGTCGTTGATATTtgtttcatctttctttgtGAAATTGCTACCACATTCGTCCTCCTACTCCTCCATCTCGGACTATGAGCCAACAAACGCGTCTCAGTCGAGTCAGCTTCATAGAACCAGGTCTACAGATAACCATCACGGAATCGCAGACGTAGAGGCACCTCGGACTTCAACCTCCGTTGATTTGCCTGTATCATCCCCCGCACCGCCCCGACACGAGACTGCGGATGAGACATCATCGTTGATTACCAGATCATCGACGTCTGAGAATCCCCTTTTCGACGAGAACCTGAAATCGCGTGTGACTGGAGATTCACTTCATTCAGATTTGCGTGGCTTTCGGATCCTAGGAACCGTGGAATTCTGGCAGCTGTTTTCCCTGCTTGGGGTGCTGACAGGCATCGGCCTGATGACAATAAAGTTGGTTTTCCCTATTCTCATTTTATCTGAATGGTGTGCTAATGCCTTTGCAGCAATATTGGAAACGATGTGAGATTCGCTCCTAGATTGACAATACTACCATGCCTTTTACATTTTCTGACTTTGATCTAGGTCAAAGCGCTTTGGAAGTATTATGATGACAGCGTCAGCTCCGGATTTCTTCAAAAGAGACAAGCCATCCACGTTTCAACCCTTTCCGTGCTTAGCTTCATAGGCCGTCTTATCAGCGGTAATACAACCCATTTGTTTCCTACTAGGCGACTTTACCGAGTGAACTAACCCGTTCTCTAGGAATCGGCTCCGACCTTCTTGTCAAACATCTCAAAATGTCACGCCAATGGTGTGTCTTCGCAGCTTCGTTATTTTTCTGTGCTGGACAACTTGCCGGTGCCCaagtttccaatccacacCATCTCATACTGGTCTCCGGCATGACGGGCTTCGCCTACGGTATGCTGTTTGGAGTTTACCCTTCTCTCGTCGCGCATACGTTTGGTATTGGCGGCATCTCTCAAAATTGGGGCATCATGACCCTCGCGGCAGTCGTTGGTGGTAACATATTCAACCTCATTTATGGATCAATTTATGACCGAAACTCTGTGATATTACCAAACGGCGATCGTGACTGTAGGGAAGGGCTGGCATGCTACCGGACTGCGTATTGGGTGACGTCGTATGCGGGGATTGCAGGCGCCTTGATTACTCTATGGGGCATCTGGCATGAAAAGAGGGTCATGGCGAAACTGGTCGGGAAAAATAATAATCATGCGCATGCAAGttaaataatttttttttttttttccttcgaGTGGCATATCTGTTACAGTTGATATTTAGTATATACACTGGCCTCTGTTCAAGCACAGAATAAGTCGAAAGAACTTACTAGCTATACAGAGGTTCACCAATACTTTTATACCTGAATGATGTTGCTCTCGTCGTTTCATCATCTCACACCGAACTTGCTAAGAGCTCGCGTGCTTCTACTACATCTTATTGCTTCAAGTACACCATTAACCTTCATTTTCCTGACATCACACAGCACATTCCTGTCTGATCATGGAATAGCTTTCAAGAGGACTTCCCGATACGCTTTGTCTATTCTCATCCTCACATACTGATCGTTGCGCACAAAGCTATCATGCTTCAGCCAGTGAATGACTCTCTTCAGCTCTATAGTCTACTTTCCGCAAAACAATTTCCAACCCAATGCAGATAGGTAGAAAAGGAAATACCCAAATATGGTACTGTTGTATCATCATAACCCTACACCTACATATGTACAGTACCTATTTTACTCCTCGGAATCATGTCCTCAAAACAAGTGATGATTTCAATTCGCAACGAAAGCATTTTTAAACCCCTATGTATAGTCGGGCTCCTCCAAATAGCCAACCACGCCATGACAACAGAGTGGAAAAGGAACAAGATCCGATAAAAATACAGCATAGCTTAAATTAGCATTACAATAGATATCCGAGCCCAATgctttgaaaagaaaaaacacATGGGTATCTGGGTAATAGAAGGGACAGAGACAGTGGGTCGAGAAGGGGTTTGTTCGCTCTGCGGAATTTTCCGTAGCTAATAAGCGTACCAGCTGACTACGCGGCTAGGAAGCTTCGATGGTGGGGTTGGCGGGCGGTCCGATGGTATTGTCAGAAAGACGCGCTTTTTTGGCTTCTGGTTCTACCGGGTTCCCGCAGTTGTCGCTCTGTTTGTATTCATTCAACTCTTGTTCTAGCTCGCTTATCTTGCGTTTCAGCTCTTCCTCCCGCTTCTGAGCCTCTTCCAGAGAGCGTCTCAAATGCAGTTCAGAGTCCCGCACGTTCAGCTCTGACCTCCTCGAGGCCTCTTCGCTTTGTTCTAATTGTGTTACCCTCCCACGAAACAGCTCATTGATCACTTCCAGCTCGCTGACACGAGTTTTTAGCGAGGTATTCGCCGCGACTAAGCCTTCGTATGTTTGCGCCATCTCTAGATGCCGATCGTTGGACGACGTGCTTGATCCCGGGGATGGCTGTTGTAGTTGTAACGCTGAGAATCCTGCGGTGGATGGATTAATACCATGTTCCGACAAAGCGACACCATCGAACACGTTTTGGGGGGCGATATTATTGTTGTGAGCGAAGTTGGGGGTATCGGTACGCGATAGCGGAGAATTCGAGCGGTCAGACCGAGGTGATGTTTTTCGCGCTCTAGGAAAGCCGTATGCTCCGGTGGCAGCCATTGCATCGGCTTTGGAGGTAGGAGTCCCATTTACGTCAACTGCTGGCTGCTGATAACAAACCGAATTAGCTACTTCTGGATAGACAAGGAGAACTGTGACAGCCCAGAAGGCAAAGGTACCTTCCGCTTGGAGCCTTGCCCCGAGGTCTTGACCCTATTACGGCTCTTGATTACGTCTGTTTTCAGGTTCAATGGGCGCGGGCGACCGTGGAGTTTGAGGAAAAGACCGCAAGCGTTGCAGAGGACGGCTCCCATGCCATCTCTTCTCCACAGGGGCGTTTTCGAGGTGCCACAGTTCTGGCAAACGGACTGATATTGCGGACTCTGGTTAGCCATTGTAGTCGCCATGGTCATCATAGAATCAAAACAGGAGGGATTATCAAAAAGCAATAGGACTCGGAAAGGTCAGGTTAATATCTGGCTTTTGGGATGTCTTGGAATTGATAAGGGAACGGGTGATGGGATTCGGCAGTGataagggaaaaaaagattGGGGCTGAAACGCTAAAACGCACCGCGCTAAAGGCTGCGTTCCACGCTAGACCCAATTGGTAAAGCTCATTGGTTGGGAACAGTCCTCGCACGCGGCGCTCGAGGGCGACGGCAAGGCGacaggaaaagaagagagaaagcTGTTGGAGGGTCAATTGACTTACCGAAGCCGCTCCCGAACCGCCGGTGGTAGCACTTGGCGAAGAAGTGGCGTAGTTCATGCTCTGGGTCGCGTTATGGTTGTTACACACATTCTCAGTGGCATCATAGGCTCTGCAGGTATGCAAAAGAACGCAAAGACACCGTCAGCTAATGAAATCGCAAAGCAGCGTAACCGCTAATGCGGTGTGATATCGAAACCTCGGTTTCAGGTAAAGTTCCGGGTAGAGCTTGCAAGGGACTCCTGCTACTAACCGGAGATATGATGTCGGGGCAGACGCAGCAGAGGCTAGGGCAGAAAGCCCGGCGTTGGAAATAGGGCCTTCAGAACATGGTGCAGCCTGGCTTTCCATATTCTGACTTGTAGGACGCGTACTCAGAGTCTCGGATTGACCAGATGTCGATGCCGAGACGGGTAATAAGGGCGGAGACACGGAGGCGGAGGTGGCGCGCTCTCCCTCCTGGGAAGAGGCCGGGAACACCAGCATATCTGTCTGGTGCGAGTTTGGGGGAAGGGAAGGGCTAATGGCGGAAGATCCTAGGGTGAGAGTGGCTACGGCGGACGTCATCTCGAAGGAGCAG
This window harbors:
- a CDS encoding uncharacterized protein (EggNog:ENOG410PQZF), which translates into the protein MPVLLEFAPELIVMVASKLDSADFFNFRLACRYINLTSFHHFGARYFRTRYHMLERRSLENLVEVSRDPVLAPYVCSVQICPQHLTSDFHVFAPWVRGLDDEYVGVNNAAHKQLLYQQYSLIEFGLGSAYLSGALVRLTNCRTLGISDHPWPWGAASQKRLTGVRFTSEVSQKESIAFAKRAFRMIVAVAITSQIPLERFQVLHGLPDKAFGPEIIAIPRRLADMAQGHLMSISVLDLCVGEDDRMTAEAWADGVNGFIMLFRNVADITLDFQDSSDLRRFHGMSEGLLVPRLRSLAISHLRCSEDDLARLFFRHSSTLEMISLKSVRLKQGTFKSLIQKVQGYLKTEHLFMDGDDNQDVVYWNFTKVGDSLFVFAGKDVSEIAQASL
- a CDS encoding uncharacterized protein (EggNog:ENOG410PS1T~COG:S~BUSCO:16824at33183) — its product is MAADSTTHPPHSPDPTSEARTAFLASLKSVGSNLDADLRSRATTLHENASIIQKQEAELKRTTKQLAKQGNELEKLADQGRQGLKEVGDLQNWAELLERDLLIVEETLRLADEEDMKNGKMPAQQDGPKPSRLRRWF
- a CDS encoding uncharacterized protein (EggNog:ENOG410PFR6~COG:L~BUSCO:1521at33183) produces the protein MNMATIKAIEARSIHQIQSGQVIVDLCSVVKELVENSLDAGATSIDIRFKNNGLDLIEVQDNGHGIPPNNYEGVALKHHTSKLSTFEDLSSLQTFGFRGEALSSLCALSDFHIVTAQANQAPKATRLDFEVSGKLKNTQVVAGQRGTVASVEGLFQRLPVRRRELEKNIKREYGKVLGLLHAYACISTGVRFNVKNQMPKGKSVVVFATKSNPTTKENISNVYGAKTLLALIPLDLELEFEPSAESKTSRRQQDGQVNKIFVHGYISKPVFGEGRQTPDRQMFFVNSRPCGLPQIARAFNEVYRSFNISQSPFIFANFEMNTNAYDVNVSPDKRTILLHDAGALIESLKASLTKLFEGQDQTVPQSQLAVPRQSTMKQLVNKNAPSIAAAPSNSSPTTQRSEEAIGVDKEVQESDHEFDKQRTSLSASPEPAPQGTGGTCSSTQTSVNVSELSAPPSTSQTQAQEPDRSSQVSPLPGQERNLISGHSTPQSSPNMIKSAFDRMRPTRPPAEIATITVGGKTTTSTIGYASAHKRKAGQEGHVTAAPSTKRQMRGTTSSKLGQSLSSFAAPGTQIEDHQQEGEEGGPSEAKEDKHEEEEPLAKLTHSKFEASDYEEQVESSDDDHAPEEDIEEEDGSTSYSDESYIDDQEKKARDEQKVAELIQAAEETANVPSENNVERAHKMSKRSRGRDSTVELMCSVDGSLAKIEAQLKLLKENLESLKHYKASEEPISEEASEQQDSAETRLSLTVSKEDFAKMRVVGQFNLGFILAIRPGTDSTDFQDNPTKDELFIIDQHASDEKYNFERLQAETVVQNQRLVRPKTLDLTAVEEEVIIDNIPTLEKNGFIVDIDTSGDEPIGRRCKLISLPLSKEVVFNTRDLEELIVLLSESPQHHRASQDDGDVDPASSSSQFTNLYVPRPGKVRKMFAMRACRSSIMIGKSLTVKQMERVVRHMGMIDKPWNCPHGRPTMRHLMSLGRWNGWEEWPEIEITDDEEGYYDESEGWSACEQGSGVWKRFLEDYGTIDD
- a CDS encoding uncharacterized protein (BUSCO:359271at4751~EggNog:ENOG410PFX9~COG:S~TransMembrane:11 (o12-37i49-71o100-118i130-150o156-182i203-227o233-254i266-285o305-323i408-428o448-474i)~BUSCO:8313at33183) produces the protein MGALLSLPLMAVPSMGTVVGCLASCCGAATCSALCRACGKFQSSMATRIAYAFILLINSILSWIMLTRWALNKLEHLTFDFLPISCDGEKCHGWVAVHRINFALGLFHIILALLLLGVRSSKDQRAGIQNGYWGPKIIVWLALIVLSFFIPEPFFFVWGSYFAFVGAILFLLLGLILLVDLAHSWAELCFEKIEDSGSRMWQVLLIGSTLGMYLASFAMTIVMYIFFARSGCAMNQAAITINLIVFLIISVVSIQPAVQAANPRAGLAQAAMVTVYCTYLTMSAVSMEPDDKQCNPLLRARGTRTASIVLGAIVTMLTIAYTTTRAATQGIALGSSGAHGDYSRLGQDEMNHDLVTQQPSRSRREMRAEALRAAVESGSLPASALDDSDDESDDDADSKDDERGSTQYNYSLFHIIFLLATMWVATLLTQHLDPEAQDDLAPVGRTYWASWVKIISAWVCYAIFLWTLIAPVLMPDRFDH